The proteins below come from a single Oerskovia jenensis genomic window:
- a CDS encoding glycosyltransferase, with protein sequence MNNNLRCAVLAGAATVLFGALLVFASPGTRLQSLAAALLALGGISTIGFLVRTSMQGMYRVLIRLERLSVANHKRASIWNSRLDARLDLAGVARPAVEDMPEPVVAEQNNRSSWKNHPQASLLLESRIFDADHYAAVTNSRFDREADAASHFLSLGATKEISPTPLLDLSFLPKVAKKAILGGDARPMLDYLRTDIALERPLSVLFDPVKSGVHKQAAMLHPGGVLGAFLDMDREDPTWKVESPEAATYSGRVMSVRDTLVEHARGVHAAKKLTGPREQSGWDDAAERVWLRQIHSLEDELPLVSVVMPVKNRARVVQEAIASIQAQTHTNWELLVVDDGSSDETWEVISEIADFDERVRLIRGSGGGVSAARNSGLDQASGEYVAFLDSDNQWVEHFLRTSLLAMRRDNLLAAYAAVAVHAKTDADVRYRAFVGGREHLLMLNHIDLNVLVVRKDVLGAGIRFDESLRRWVDHDFAIKVATIFEPKLLPFIGCAYDHSEDSVDRITVRESEHWQWVVLGRHWVSWGAACETVKGRLTVVVPTYNDSAMTIAAVTSVLADADASGLDVEVVVIDNGSRLEFGQAILANLGTDVRVRYNRLPRNLNFAIGCNVGAASASGELVLFLNNDTVVRAGALRELMERMADPAVLGVQPLLVYADETIQTAGTVFPARDSLPCHLLTGHPPADALPLADQAFDAVTAAALVMRSEDIRQLGGFDPIFVNGMEDVDLCLRARQILGGHFALVPSAVVTHLESKSAGRGTNVLENRRIFLQRWRGRLPSPQEHLYRSTGFSVAAVGTDGREVPGPKPVVVRDRRGGSALRWGIKIASIPGARGDMWGDTHFGESLRAALVATGQAAVVHRHGSHTAPCTAHDDVNLVIRGLDRVRPMPGQVNILWVISHPEAVSVEEIREFDLVFAASLSWSRKMTELSGRDVLPLLQATDVARFNETAAPRLLDAVLFVGGIHVGRERPVVNDALAARVPLGVYGPGWAGRLPEGVHLGEYVENHELASYYRGAHRVLADHWEVMADEGFIQNRLFDAVAAGCYVISDEVEGIADVFRGAVQTYTTPSELGELCAPGSDQLFPPPGELARISEEIRRAHSFTRRAEQLVEATASILATWRSVSPEPLPKARVVESSETREHSHRLMLDSAR encoded by the coding sequence ATGAACAATAACCTCCGGTGCGCCGTTCTGGCCGGCGCCGCCACCGTGCTCTTCGGTGCGCTTCTGGTCTTTGCTTCACCCGGTACGCGACTTCAGAGCCTTGCGGCGGCTCTCCTCGCTCTTGGTGGCATCTCGACGATCGGGTTTCTCGTCCGCACGTCCATGCAAGGAATGTATCGGGTGCTGATTCGCCTTGAACGGCTGTCAGTTGCAAACCACAAGCGTGCGTCGATCTGGAACTCCCGACTGGACGCCCGCCTCGACCTGGCTGGAGTTGCGCGCCCTGCAGTCGAAGACATGCCAGAGCCCGTGGTCGCCGAGCAGAACAACAGAAGTTCCTGGAAGAATCACCCACAGGCGAGTTTGCTGCTCGAGTCGAGAATCTTCGACGCTGACCACTACGCGGCGGTTACCAACAGCAGGTTCGATCGCGAGGCGGATGCTGCTTCGCACTTCTTGAGTCTCGGTGCCACGAAGGAGATCTCACCGACGCCCCTGCTCGATCTCTCCTTCCTGCCCAAGGTGGCCAAGAAGGCGATCTTGGGTGGGGATGCTCGTCCGATGCTCGACTATCTCCGAACGGACATCGCCCTCGAGCGGCCACTCAGTGTCTTGTTCGATCCCGTCAAGTCCGGCGTCCACAAGCAGGCAGCCATGCTCCACCCGGGCGGTGTCCTCGGGGCGTTTCTGGACATGGATCGAGAGGATCCCACATGGAAGGTGGAGTCCCCGGAGGCCGCGACATACAGCGGGCGGGTCATGTCCGTGCGCGATACCTTGGTCGAGCACGCACGCGGCGTCCATGCAGCTAAGAAGCTCACGGGTCCAAGGGAACAGTCCGGGTGGGACGACGCGGCGGAGCGAGTCTGGCTGAGGCAGATCCATTCGCTCGAGGATGAGCTCCCGCTTGTCTCGGTGGTGATGCCTGTGAAGAACCGCGCGCGCGTGGTGCAAGAGGCCATCGCGTCGATTCAAGCGCAGACCCACACCAACTGGGAACTGCTGGTCGTCGATGACGGGTCCTCGGACGAGACTTGGGAAGTGATCTCCGAGATCGCCGACTTCGATGAACGAGTTCGCCTCATTCGAGGCTCGGGAGGCGGGGTGTCGGCGGCCCGGAACAGCGGGCTCGACCAGGCTTCCGGAGAATATGTCGCTTTTCTTGACAGTGACAATCAATGGGTGGAGCACTTCCTGCGAACCTCACTCCTCGCAATGCGTCGAGACAATCTTCTTGCGGCCTATGCTGCGGTTGCAGTGCACGCAAAGACCGACGCGGATGTGCGCTACCGGGCATTCGTCGGGGGTCGAGAGCACCTGCTCATGTTGAATCATATCGATCTCAACGTTCTTGTCGTCCGGAAAGACGTGCTGGGTGCTGGAATTCGTTTCGACGAGTCACTGCGCCGATGGGTAGATCATGATTTCGCAATCAAGGTCGCAACGATCTTCGAGCCCAAGCTGCTTCCCTTCATCGGGTGCGCGTACGACCATTCCGAAGACTCGGTGGACAGGATTACCGTTCGCGAGTCGGAGCATTGGCAGTGGGTGGTGCTGGGAAGGCACTGGGTAAGTTGGGGTGCCGCCTGCGAGACTGTCAAGGGCCGACTGACCGTTGTGGTCCCTACGTACAACGACAGCGCCATGACGATAGCCGCTGTCACCAGCGTGCTGGCCGACGCCGACGCGTCCGGGCTGGATGTCGAGGTCGTGGTCATCGACAACGGTTCCCGGCTCGAGTTCGGCCAGGCGATCCTCGCGAACCTCGGAACGGACGTGCGGGTCCGGTACAACCGACTGCCTCGCAACCTGAACTTCGCGATCGGATGCAACGTCGGCGCTGCGTCCGCCTCCGGTGAGTTGGTGCTCTTTCTCAACAACGACACCGTCGTTCGAGCAGGAGCCTTGCGTGAGCTGATGGAGAGGATGGCCGACCCAGCGGTCCTCGGCGTTCAGCCGCTCTTGGTCTACGCAGACGAGACCATCCAGACGGCCGGGACCGTGTTTCCCGCTCGCGACTCCCTGCCCTGCCACCTCCTAACCGGGCACCCGCCTGCAGACGCGCTTCCTCTTGCGGACCAAGCGTTCGATGCAGTGACTGCGGCGGCGCTGGTCATGCGGTCAGAAGACATTCGCCAACTGGGAGGGTTTGACCCGATCTTCGTAAACGGCATGGAAGACGTCGATCTGTGCCTGCGTGCCAGGCAGATCCTTGGGGGACATTTTGCGCTGGTGCCTTCGGCGGTCGTGACGCACCTTGAGAGCAAGTCGGCTGGCCGAGGGACGAACGTCCTCGAGAATCGAAGGATCTTCCTGCAGAGGTGGCGTGGACGGCTACCTTCTCCTCAGGAACACCTGTATCGGTCGACGGGTTTCTCCGTCGCCGCAGTCGGTACCGACGGCCGTGAGGTCCCCGGCCCCAAGCCTGTCGTCGTTCGCGACCGGCGTGGCGGGAGTGCGCTTCGCTGGGGAATCAAGATTGCGAGCATCCCAGGTGCGAGGGGCGACATGTGGGGTGACACCCACTTCGGTGAGTCCCTGCGGGCTGCGCTCGTGGCAACGGGGCAGGCTGCTGTTGTCCATCGACACGGGTCGCACACAGCACCGTGCACGGCGCACGACGACGTCAACCTCGTGATCCGAGGCTTGGACCGGGTCCGCCCAATGCCAGGCCAGGTGAACATTCTGTGGGTCATCAGCCATCCGGAAGCTGTGTCCGTCGAGGAGATCCGCGAGTTCGACCTCGTCTTTGCGGCGTCGCTCTCCTGGAGTCGAAAGATGACGGAGCTCTCGGGTCGCGACGTGCTGCCGCTACTCCAAGCCACCGACGTGGCGCGTTTCAATGAAACAGCTGCACCGCGCTTGTTGGACGCTGTCCTCTTCGTGGGCGGTATCCACGTCGGCCGGGAACGGCCGGTCGTCAACGACGCGCTCGCTGCCCGTGTTCCGCTCGGCGTCTACGGGCCGGGTTGGGCCGGCAGGCTCCCAGAGGGCGTCCACCTCGGTGAGTACGTCGAGAACCACGAGCTGGCCAGCTACTATCGGGGTGCCCATCGAGTCCTCGCTGACCACTGGGAAGTGATGGCCGATGAGGGGTTCATCCAGAATCGATTGTTCGACGCCGTCGCTGCAGGCTGCTACGTCATCTCCGACGAGGTCGAAGGTATCGCCGACGTGTTCCGCGGTGCCGTCCAGACGTACACGACGCCGTCCGAGCTCGGTGAGCTGTGCGCTCCGGGGAGTGACCAGCTCTTTCCTCCGCCAGGCGAACTGGCGAGGATCTCCGAGGAGATTCGTCGAGCACACTCGTTCACGCGGCGTGCCGAGCAGCTCGTCGAGGCGACGGCGTCGATCCTCGCCACATGGAGGTCAGTGAGTCCTGAGCCGCTGCCGAAGGCGCGAGTCGTCGAGAGCTCCGAAACCCGCGAGCACTCACATCGCCTGATGCTCGACTCGGCGCGATGA